In the genome of Capra hircus breed San Clemente chromosome 5, ASM170441v1, whole genome shotgun sequence, one region contains:
- the LOC102185150 gene encoding keratin, type II cuticular Hb1: protein MTCGSACFSSRSGGRNSSSSVTTQRYCPGRTFSCVSAGGSRPSRCCVTAAPYRGVSCYRGLTGGFSSRSVCGGSRAGSSSHSFGYRSGGSSPPCITSVSVNQSLLKPLNLEIDHNAQRVKNQEKEQIKSLNSKFAAFIDKVRFLEQQNKLLETKWQLYQNQRCCESNLGPLFNGYIETLRREAERVEADTGRLASELNHVQEVLEGYKKKYEEEVALKTTAENEFVKIKQEVNHVYVRKGDLEANAQSLVEEVGFLKTLYEEELRVIQAHISDTSVIVKMDNSRYLNMDSIIAEIKAHYDEIASRSRAEAESWYRSKYEEIKATVNRHGETLRRTKEEISELNRLIQRLTAEIENAKSQNSKLEAAVTQAEQQGEAALNDARGKLAGLEKALQNAKQDMASLLKQYQEVMSSKLGLDIEIATYRRLLEGEEQRLCEGISAVNVSVSSSRGGVVCGDLSGTRTCGISSYGVGACGSSYKKC, encoded by the exons ATGACCTGTGGATCGGCTTGCTTTAGCTCCCGCAGTGGAGGCCGCAATTCCAGCTCCTCTGTGACCACTCAAAGGTACTGTCCTGGTCGCACCTTCAGCTGCGTCTCGGCCGGCGGATCCAGGCCCAGCCGCTGCTGCGTCACGGCTGCTCCTTACCGCGGTGTCTCCTGTTACCGTGGTCTCACCGGGGGCTTCAGCAGTCGCAGTGTCTGCGGGGGCTCCCGTGCTGGTTCCAGCAGCCACAGCTTTGGGTACCGCTCTGGCGGCTCCAGCCCTCCCTGCATCACCTCCGTGTCAGTCAACCAGAGCCTCCTCAAGCCCCTCAACCTGGAGATCGACCACAATGCACAGCGCGTAAAGAACCAGGAGAAGGAGCAGATCAAGAGCCTCAATAGCAAGTTTGCTGCCTTCATTGACAAG GTGCGCTTCCTGGAGCAGCAGAACAAGCTGCTGGAGACCAAGTGGCAATTGTACCAGAACCAGCGCTGCTGTGAGAGCAACCTGGGGCCCCTGTTCAATGGCTACATCGAGACACTGAGGCGGGAGGCTGAGCGTGTGGAGGCCGACACCGGGAGGCTGGCCTCAGAGCTCAACCACGTGCAGGAGGTGCTGGAGGGCTACAAGAAGAA GTATGAAGAGGAGGTCGCCCTGAAGACCACGGCAGAGAATGAGTTTGTCAAAATCAAGCAG GAGGTTAACCATGTCTATGTGCGCAAGGGAGATCTGGAGGCCAACGCACAAAGCCTGGTAGAGGAGGTGGGCTTCCTGAAGACCCTGTATGAAGAG GAGTTGAGAGTCATTCAAGCCCACATCTCAGACACCTCGGTCATCGTCAAGATGGACAATAGCAGGTACCTGAACATGGACAGCATTATCGCCGAGATCAAGGCTCACTATGATGAAATCGCCAGCCGTAGCCGGGCCGAGGCTGAGAGCTGGTACCGCAGCAAG TATGAAGAGATCAAGGCCACAGTGAATCGGCATGGGGAGACTCTGCGCCGCACCAAGGAGGAGATCAGTGAGCTCAACCGCCTGATCCAGAGGCTGACAGCTGAGATTGAAAATGCTAAGAGCCAG AACTCCAAGCTGGAGGCCGCAGTGACCCAGGCGGAGCAGCAGGGCGAGGCGGCCCTTAATGATGCCCGGGGCAAGCTGGCGGGGCTGGAGAAAGCCCTGCAGAACGCCAAGCAGGACATGGCCAGCCTGCTCAAGCAGTACCAGGAGGTGATGAGCTCCAAGCTGGGCCTGGACATCGAGATCGCCACCTACAGGCGCCTGCTGGAGGGCGAGGAGCAGAG GCTGTGTGAAGGCATCAGTGCTGTGAATGTCA GTGTGAGCAGCTCCCGGGGTGGAGTTGTATGTGGTGATCTCTCAGGCACCCGTACCTGTGGCATCAGTTCCTATGGGGTGGGAGCCTGTGGCAGCAGCTATAAGAAGTGTTGA